One Dysidea avara chromosome 8, odDysAvar1.4, whole genome shotgun sequence genomic window, GctacattgttatttttagtgtAAATACAagtagccacagcctgtgctgcagccCTAGCACACTGCGGAGAGGATTACGTGTTCACTCACTTCAACCGACGAAATTCAAATGCCgcgtattgcacgaaatcccattTTTAACACCTGTCTTGCTCAAGCAGAACTTGTAACCTTGTCACTGATCCACCTGatgacaaagtaaaaaaaaattagacTGGCATGCCACTGCAGTACTGACTGCACTGCCAtacgaagatccagtgtgatcaACTCGAGAAAATAATCTTGCCGGATGCATTGAACACTtcatcacctcgtaggcagtaggttcgtagcgtcatctgcatggtctcctttgtcacttgtgagttgcgaCTCCTGCGAGGTCGCTTcgagcgggtcactctttaggTTCAAAAAATTCTCTATTACGTGAGAAATCTATagaagtgtgtctctaatattttcattcggtggattcacgaacgagttgaatgttgtgtgcgcattcactaacACCAACCCCTGGcgataccgcgtagtagcgcacataatttatagtcgTTTGCGAGTcggtttaatactggtaagttTGTAATGGAGgtttttgaaaaaaaaactggtgatgggggggcaaatgcccccccttagctacgcctctatAACTGTattataaaagaaaaaaaaaattattaattattaaaaaaaaaaattgagcgaaatcgcttcaagcgttcccgagatatgcgacttcaaaaattggcttagtttcttcgtttttttttttcttcttattttcttcctcttgtcgcacacttacaaaaactgctataaaacgcgaacgccttatccgatttccttgaaatttggcacacagaaggggggtataaaggcgcatcgcggtgccaactttggctggaatacggtAAACAgccaaagagttatgagcgattattcacgaaaaataacaccaatatgttgtcacgcctacagggtaaaccgcgtataggaagaagctgaaaatcggtgggtgaataggttaactattgaacctccaaccttttgtggtttgtaagaaatcgagctaaaaaccaggaagatacaacgataaaaccaacagtgtgtaacaattacgcaatcgagattagctaataaaaaaagcaactgcttgccacgcctacctgATAAACTGCtaagggtaatgctttgaaaatcgttgtacagatgaagtaatcatcttagaaaggctcatcaatggtgtagaagaatcagacttaaagccccGGAGTTATACGAAATCCAagttggtgcagcaagtgcgagatcgagatactctaatagagcagtcatcctaatagagcagtcaccctgaaaagaattcaagagatcagctagaaacaagtaccctgtatagagatcagctacaaacaagtcgccctgtagagagatcagctacaaacaattcaccctgtagagagatcagctagaagaagttaccttgtagggagttcatgcaactatggaaagagatagttcaactagaagaaatcgccttgtagagttcagctataaagaaactaccatttagagagttcagctacaagcaaatcgccctatagagagatcaatagaagaagttacctttgcagagagttcagctacaaagaaaccatcatgtagagagttcagctacaaacaaatctcatgtagagagatcagctagaagaagttaccttgtggagagttcagctacaaagaaaccatcatgtagagagttcagctgcaaataaatcacctgtagagagttcagctacaaacaaatctccctgtagagagatcagctagaagaagtttccttgtagagagttcaccttctaacaaatcaccctgtagaaagatcagctagaagaagtcaccttgtagagagttcagttacaaagaaaccaccatgtagagagttcagctacaaacaaatttccctgtagagagatcaatagaagaagttaccttgcagagagttcagctacaaagaaaccatcatgtagagagttcagctacaaacaaatcttcctgtatagagagatcatctagaaaaagttaccttgtagagagttcagctacaaagaaaccatcatgtagagagttcagcagcaaacaaatcacctgtagagagttcagctacaaacaaatctccctgtagagagatcagctagaagaagtttccttgtagagagttcagcttcaaacaaatctccctgtagaaagatcagctagaagaagttaccttgtaaagagttcagttacaaagaaaccaccatgtagagagctcggCTACAAACttgtgaccttgtagagacatcagctagaagaagataccttgtagagagttcagctacaaagaaaccattctgtaaagagctcagctgcaaacaaatcacctatacagaattctgctacaaacaaatcaccctgtagagagatcagctagaagaagttaccttgtagataattcagctacaaacaaatctccctgtagagagatcagctagaagaaattaccttgtagagagtttagctacaaataaaccaccatgtagagagttcagctgcaaagaaatcaccctgtagaaaattcagctacaaacaaattgccctatataaagatcagttagaagaagttaccttgtagagagttcagctacaaagaaactattctgtaaagagctcagctgcaaacaaatcacctgtacagaattcagctacaaacaaatcaccctgtagagagatcagctagaagaagttaccttgtagattgttcagctacaaacaaatcaccctgtagagagatcagttagaagaagttaccttgtagagagttcagctacaaagaaatcaccctgtaaaaaattcagccagaaacaaattgtcctatagaaagatcagttagaagaagctaccttgtagagagttcagctacaaagaaaccattctgtgaagagctcagctgcaaacaaatcatctgtacagaattcagctaaaaacaaatcaccctgtagagagatcagctagaagaagttaccctgtagatcgttcagctacaacaattcaccctgtagagagagcatctagaagaagtcatcttgtagagtgttcagttacaaagaaccaccatggagatttctgtaatcaatataatattatgtattatatatataatttgtacatttactgataaaatatttaaagtacatctacttcatgttttcttcttcctgtagtaaagaaaaaaagattagtttaaaaagtcccaaagccggccataggctggctttggggtatacaaatacaaaaagaaatgaaatataattcaaaacagccaagctgtaaaaaacgtgtgcggccctcaaaaaggctatggtgaaaaaagatgtgaaatccaaggtggcggccaagaaatggctgtgatggtaggttaatggtaaaaattttaataatgacaattctgATGAATtatgtgaagcggcacaaaattcacctgaattgtcattattaaaatttttaccattaacctaccatcacagccatttcttggccgccaccttggatttcacatctttttcaccatagcctttttgtgggtcgcacacttttttttacagcttggctgttttggattagataatgttAACAGGTAATAAATGTATTGTGGTAGTGCAAAATGGGAAATGAGCCCCACTATCACCAATAATTATGGCATTGCTTTTTGTAATTGTGATTATACAGCTCATAGAGCAGTTAGGGGGGAGAAAGACGAGGGTAGGACAAGACCATGTACACTATGAAGCACTAGCTAGCAAAAAAATATTAATTGTAGTCATACTACCAGTCGAATGTACATAGATTATGCAAAAACGATCGTATTGAAATAATTGTTATGAAAATCATGACTGCCAAGCATTGTCATTACTATAAGTCTAATTTCTCCTTAACAGCAGCATTTTTTCCAATAGTGAATTATACCAGAATTGAAATATGTATCATGCACCATCATGCCTTTTACTCTCCTTTTTTTTACAGAGACTATTGAAATATTTTCGGTACTTGtgcaatattattatgtgtGCACAATGGGCTTGTTCTATCTGCCTGATCATGAGAGTAGTTGGCCTCACTActatttgttgtcatgcctacactgttaaaactaaAGTACTGACAGTGATAGAACCTGAAGGTGTTTTATTTTACtggagcagtcaaaatttagcacttttaggtgctgccatagcacatcagttttaacagtgtacaggCTAAACCACTTGTGCAAACTAATTGAATTTTCTTGCACATATCAGGTAACTATCAAAgtacaaaccttcagtaatATAGTTGAAATCTGTGTAAGCATTATTATAAAAAAAACATCATGTTGACATGAGCTAAGGTATCGCAAAAAGTTGTGATGAATGTTCAGTCATGAATCACTgtaacaggggcagatccaggagctggtaaggggaggggcacaatcaggctaagttgtaggtggttggggagagccagattcttttgttagttgctgcatttttgaaccAGCAtataatcacctcttagcagtgtctcactgttgatttttgtcattttggcCCTTGTAGATGGTTgcaaagtcttaaaagctgtttggATGACTTAACCAACATTAATACGATAATcaattttagaggcacttagtagaCACGAAAGTGCTGGacgacaatttcacagctagtttgactttggtttactttggtttcaggtgaatttgtaataaatgctagtaaaatgtgcatattttcatgagtttttaTAAAGTGCTCTTGACCTGACAAAGTATAGTACTTTAATCAGACTCAGAAGTAAGTTATGGCTGGCTTctccacaaggtgggggggcgccccatcctggatctgccattgtgtAAAATGTGACAGGAGCTCAGAAGGACACTCTTCTGCTATTTTGGGATCAGGTTAGCATAATAAACCTGCAGGGAGGGAACCTATTATCACAGGAGCCATAAAGTTTCTATAGATCACATTTTCTGGATCTCAATCATTAGGTCAGCAGAGTTGGCAGTTTTCAGCATCTTTCTGGGAAAGGCAACTATCTCCTGGTATGTAGAATGGTATCAATCATGAAACAATGTTTTCTTGCAAAATCAATacatcatgaaccacgatagtgagttcataatagggatcgcagtggaatttttgaaaatcctaatagagcagtcacctaaaaccagccttagaaagcagactcgagcacaaaacaacactcagatggcttattatcaaacactgaactcagacaaatggtgatatagcagtaaaaatgatTTAGACGAAATTtaaaaacattcaaaaattgcgaattttacgcgaattgttcatcatgaaccacgatagtgggttcataatagggatcgtccatgttttttgcaaaaactctaatagaacgcacacctaaaaaccaccttagaaagaatccttcaactcaaaacaaccctctagtGGTTCTTCGCAATGactataggtccactagtaagtatcaagtgaaaaggaaacagtatgtatatttcagacaacactgaaatttgtcagtttgttcatattattaatattattattcataatattattattctttcacaggcatagcgaagtttacaaggagaatcctgggattaaaagtagcaaggcttgctgaatggatcattgtgcgtgtccatgacctatttttgatttcgttttcggatggaaacagcccaaaccgggccgtttcttcttgccaaaacgccattacgctcgagaagccatacaagaccACACTCAGAGTTTAGTTTTTTGGTGTGCACTACTTGTGACTAATAGAAtccgtctttattaaactcagtatagaccaggaagcttaatctgggctgatgactttgttgcaaggtggttttttcgctccgtgattattgtataCGTGGGCTGGTTATCCAgattgaatactctaatagagcagtcacttaaatattctaataatgcagtcaagtgtataactacaatccttgcactgaatttgacagctattaaaggcaccagtaatgtaaattgtagctcatattaggagactctcagtctgtatgcacattgcaatttgatcagtttcatgtgtgtactgaaatgtttacagtgttactatgcagaatgcaaaattacactattcacaacagtctttattatcaataaaagaaatctcGTAATCCAAtactggattaattaaaaagtacacaaactagatgaattaaaaattggaaattttaaaatggtaatagggatcgctgaaaaaaagccacaaaacaagaagggattgttggggtggtaatgtaaaccacaaatccctattttgactctctgtcggtggtaatgtaaaccacaaatctctactcacttcaaaatgacagagcatgtaactaaagatttatgacagagtcaaaatagggatttgtggtttacattaccaccccaacgatcccttcttgttttgtagcttttttcagcgatcccttttcccattttaaaatttccaatttttagtTCATCTAGTattattcatattattattattattttgtttcactcgtgtacagcccaaggcttccattttttcgcgataaaaactacacagccttactcactaagtccttccgcgtgtccatgacccattaattaacccgtactccacagatcactaaccggcctccacctcgatgaatttctaagttcttcgcTATAAGCCTTATCCGAAATGACGTCACTAAATATAAATGGCCgctctatttgggggactctaaTGTTTTCGCAGTATAGTTTGTATGGAGAATCATTTGTGACTGCCTTGTAACTTCGACTTGAATACGTTAATCTCTAAGGTACATCATCAGTGCATTTCAGTGTTCATCACGGAACGTAGCCATGCAAATTTTTGCCGAATTCATCAGGTTATTGCTGCTTTTTTAAATAGGATCTGCCGCCGACCATGGCGTCTTCGTCTCGACTTGTGAAGCAAGAAAAGGCAGGGAGTGATTTCGAGCTGTTAAGCGAGCAGAATATTCCCGGCGCGTCTTTGAACGGTAAAAAGCCTGGTCAGCTGAATGTTGTACAGCTGAAAAGATGGTTAGCTTGCCGGGGAGCACCAATGAGTGGGAAGAAACCTCAATTGATAGAAAGGTTAGCAAGTTAAAATTATTTGTTCACGTTTTATTGTTTTTTTAGGGTGAAATGCTATATTGATTACGGCTGGGACCAATATCTCACTGATCCTGATGGAGGGATAAACTGCCTGCAGAAGCTGACATCAGTGCACCTACCTGGATCAGAGTCTCAAAGGCTCCTTCAGAATTTACCATCTCAAGGTGATGTGCAGTGGACCAAGCAGTTAGGCAGTATACCCACTGTCACATTCAGCACAATATATGATTTTCTAGTCACTCGTAAGGTTTTTCTTAAGAAAGTGAGGTACATTGAGAATGCTGTGGATAATCGTGAAGAGAGTCAGAATGGTGAAGATACTAGTGACGAATCATGGTATGAATCTGTGGAATATACCCGTACCTTAGACAAAGCATATCGCTTCTTTAAGGACGGTCATGTCCAGGATCTCAAATACCATCCTTGGACAAGCCAATCAGATATCATTTGTATCAAAGCTACAGTTTTGCCTTCCATGAGAAAAGATCGGGTTTATAATGCCACAATAATAATGAGAGAGTCTAATGCACGTGTTGTTACTGCTTACTGCACTTGTCCAGCTGGATTGTCAGGGTGCTGCAATCATACAACGGCAACACTGTATTGCCTCGAGGATTATGTGCACTTGGGTCTAAGAGAAGAGGGAAAGTTGGGCTGTACTGAGAAACTACAGCAATGGAATCAACCCAAGAAGCGCAATGTTGAGCCACACCCAACTGATGATGTAAGGCCACACAAGACTGTGTATGGTAAGGAAAAGCGTAACAAACTCCAGCATGTAAATAACTGGGATTGTCGACCAAGTACAAGAAGGATAATTGATCCGAACAAGTCAAGAATGCTACGGGAAAGCTTGtgtatcatagaaaaaaaacaagATTAATGCTGCAGACTTTTTCATCTGTACTGCTACTGTTGACAAGGATAGGAAGCAGGCACTTGAGAAAAAGAGTATGCTAACCAGTTATGGTACATCATGCTTCGTACAAATTTTGGATGATGAGCTTGTCCCATTAGAAAACCAAAAAGAGGAGATGCGGAAGGAGAGAATTGCACGAGCAGACATGCAGAAGAAGCAGTTAATGCAGCATTTAGTTGCATTACAATCATCTGTTCTTCATGATCATGATTATATTTGTAAGGCTGATGATCCCTTGCCAAATCAACAAGAAGAAATTGTCAATGAATCGAATGTCCAGCAGAAGTTAATAGATGACCTTTACACTCATCACATACACATAAGTGCTACTAGAATAAATGAGCTGGAAACATCAACTCGAGGGCAGCACGAATCTGAGAAGTG contains:
- the LOC136264631 gene encoding uncharacterized protein — its product is MASSSRLVKQEKAGSDFELLSEQNIPGASLNGKKPGQLNVVQLKRWLACRGAPMSGKKPQLIERVKCYIDYGWDQYLTDPDGGINCLQKLTSVHLPGSESQRLLQNLPSQGDVQWTKQLGSIPTVTFSTIYDFLVTRKVFLKKVRYIENAVDNREESQNGEDTSDESWYESVEYTRTLDKAYRFFKDGHVQDLKYHPWTSQSDIICIKATVLPSMRKDRVYNATIIMRESNARVVTAYCTCPAGLSGCCNHTTATLYCLEDYVHLGLREEGKLGCTEKLQQWNQPKKRNVEPHPTDDVRPHKTVYGKEKRNKLQHVNNWDCRPSTRRIIDPNKSRMLRESLCIIEKKQD